The DNA segment TGTAAGAATAGAACCCAGAACCTATTGGTCACAAAATCTTATCTCATTCCAAAAATActactaggctataaagccattgACAAATCTATAATAATATTACATGGAAAAGTAACAGTTAATCCATATATCTGTCTCTGTTTAGGAGTCATCCACTAAGCCTCGCATGTTGAATCTCACATGAACACGGACATAACACGAATATTGGGATGTATATCACACACACGAACTTGAACATTGCTTCGTAAACGGCACTTTAACCTGAACTTTTTTCCTCCTACAAAACTATAAATCACAACGAAAAATAAATATGAGAGAAATTGCTTAATCGGCATTTCTGTCATTCAGCTTATTATGCAATAAGACTTAAACTACAGTCTATTTTTTTAACTTGTGACAAAACATACCTTTTAGGAGTGTTAATTTTCATACACCCCTCCTAGTATCTCTTTCTATACATAGAtatggagagagagagatagagtaaAAAGAGTGTGGGAATAAGATTTTTAGGGTGTGGGAATAGAATTTATTGAATAAGCAGATAGTGAAGTTGACATTTTATTGTTTCTTTAATTGATTGTAATGGAATTGGAATGAGAATTCGTGCAGAAATTGAAATTTGATTTGTAATTTAGGTGTGTTTGTTTGCAATATGGAATGAAATTTTGATGGAATTAGAATGTAAATTCTCTTTCTTATGTTGTTCAATACCAATGCATTTTTTTATTGAAACCAACAAAATAAGTAGTGAAATCAACATTCCAAATCCCTCAAGAGATTCCATTTCATTCTATTCTATTATGTGAAATAACACTACCTTAAACTATACCTGACAAgaatttcattttaagttcatgTTTTCTTGTGATCCTATAAATTCAAACTCCACTAGCAAACTTATTTTACACTAATCACAAACGATTGTGTAATACGTAGCAATTATCGGCCCAAGATCTTTGGCCCATTGTGCAATTATTTTTGTGAAGAAACAAATAGACAATCGCTATTGCCCTAAACACAGCACCTCTGATCGTGGGCCACATCCGGCCCACAAAATATCTTTATATCATTACAAATATGCTCATACAATTGTTGAAGATAATGCAGgatttataaatttcattaaatcTAGAAAGAATATGTAAATGTTGTTGCAATGTGATCGATGCACACCAACAATCACCATCTGAGCTTTTCTGGGAAAtactgaaattaaaaaaaaaaaaagtaaaatcaAATTAAACAAACAATTTATTTGAGTAAAATTCTTATGAAACCAACAGTAATTCATCAAACACTGCTTTACCTTTGCAATGAGGGACATGTAGTATGGCTTCACCTTTTCGACATCAACACGGACTTTGCTTTTACTGTAAAGATCATACTTGCTGCAGCCACATGTTTCTCATTAGATTAAACGCTAACATACGTTCATTCATTTATCAATCTTTAGTTATTCATAAGTTAATTAAGATTACTTGAAAATTTGAAGCCACTTCAAGTTCTCAGCATCCTCCTCATTCATCAAATGCTTATACGCTCCAGACCGGTGCAATGCTGGCACAACCAAAAAAAATGGGTTCATAATCATACAGATTAGATTCAAACATCCGCATTTGCTTAACTAAAACGAAATTATAGATTTTAGAAGCTTACGGTAGAACGAGTGGTAACGGATAATGAACAGTCCTGCTTGAGGCAGAGTGGTTCCATTTTCCTTAGCCACCTGCAAGAAACACATTTAGGTTGAAGTGAAATAATGATATTTTTATCATATGTCTTGTGAGTGTAACAACAAGAACATACCAAATACATGTAGTCATCATGACCCCATGAAATCATCACATTTTCCAGTCCACATCCTTCTGAATAAATGCCATTCTTAGTTTGATAAGCAGGATTGTTCATATCTGGATTTTCTTTAAAATACTGCACCATAAAAAATCAActatttattattaaaaataaataaaacaaaataggTTTTATCAAATTTGGcatgtaagtaataagtatataggggaaggttcatttgacaagaaaattaaattaagaagaaaaagaacaaatggcacaaaatcaagaaaattaaataaagaagaaaaaggaaaaaTAACAAATGgcacaaaatcaagaaaattaagttaagataaaaaagaacaaatggcacAAATggaaaatattaaatagtttttctctcaactcatttattatttattatctttgactaattaattttttttttttttttgaaagttaaCTATTATTCACAACGGCACACCCTCGAACGTAAGGGCAGCCAAAACAGAGACAACAACCGATTACATCAAAGAGAAAGAAACCCaatttgactaattaattagtcataaacacTACCATCCTCCACACTTAAATTTTtatttacacacatcaaaatttatcctacacattttgaaatttaccctacacattgaaatttatcctacagaGCTCGTAgttcatcctacacacctcgtaatttaATCTACACTTTATAACATACCTTGTGGTGAACAATTGAGTCATCAAAAGCACAACCAAGAGGGTGTGTGTCACCCACAACTGCCCATTGTGGAAGCTCCCCAAATCTTGGAAGAAGAAGAACTTTTCCAAGGTCTACAATCcatcaaatcaaataaaaatcaaaatatatattttcaataTGTATGCTCTAATATAAGCATGTAAATAGATATATATACCATGAATAAGGGCAGTCAAATGGAGCCAATCTTCATCTGGATAATCTTTCCTAATAGCTTCAGCTGTCTGCAACAAATGCTCGATTTGCGGTTCATCCAAATCAGGATCACTTTCATCTACAACTTCATTTAACAGCTCACAACATTCCCAGATGCTCATCTCCAACTTATCCAGTTTCTTATACTCTTCTCTCATCTTCTTCACCTACATTTTCACCATCCAAACCAAATCTCTTTTATTTTCCAAAAAAAACtgcatgaaaaaaaaaaaaaaacaactaaaaaacAATACACATCATACTTACATAATCATATGTTTGGTAAATGTGGTTCATCCTATAAAACTCCTCCACCTGCTTCTGTCTTTCACTCTCCACATCATAATCTCTGTTACAAAAACCCATGTGATGTGAATATCCTTTTATTCACGtcaatatataatataatataaatattttttaaagaGTATAAAACCTGAAAGTGTGACCAAATGCATTGATTTCTGGTGCATCAAACCCACCAGTACCCACATTATGATGAGGCACCATAAACCCTTCCTCCAATACCAGTTCATGGGTGTTACAATGGTTCTTGTTATCAACCAATTGGGGatctataaataaataaataaaacgacGAATTAAAAGATGCATGGAAGATAATATTATACGAGAAGAGATGAATTACCTTGTACGGATTGATCGAAGCAAACAGTCATCTTGACACaggaaataataaataaacaacaGATAATATAAATGTAAAGTGGTGTTGTTTGGATGATGATCGATGAATGGATGATGATCGATgaaaaaatagagtgtttatatAGTGTTTAATAAGAGGTACTTGTTTGTTATTTGGATAAGTTTCGAGTCCTCAACTGAAATAATATTTACAGGTGATTTGTTTTTCTTCCACACTCGCATCTATGGTGCGTGGATTATACTCTCGGAAAACCCGTTGTAGCAAAACCGGTGGTATAGACGCGCGCGTAAGTGTTATCGTAttaaattaacttttttttttgaaagatatCGCATTAAATTAATGACTCAAATCCTACGTGTGTATGAGATGGAATCGATGGGGGAGTGAGTCAACACGTATTGTAGCCCTAAAGTCCATTATTCGAATTGGATGGCCTACTGGATAAGGGGAGGTGGAAAGATTTACTTCTTTTGGAGATTCGAGGTAATTTTAATAGTAACTTGGTGATACTAACATACTAACTACTAACCCGATTAGTGATATCTTAACCGTacgtcgttcaaaaaaaattaacaGAATAACATAATTCATATTCTGATGATATTTTACATAACCATAACGCATGTTAGTAAGTATGAAAACATTCACGGCCTACGTGGCGTCATCATAGCGTCTCATAGCACGCACCGATATTATCTATAAAGGTTGCTGCTAAGCATTAAGCTTTTAGAACAAGTCTTAAGACTTTATCCAATTATCCTCCCAAATAGTTAGGGTCCTAATTAGACCAAAAAATTGTTTGTTATTTTATATTCAAGGCTTTATGCTTCCAAAAAGTTAGGGTATGAATTTGACCAAAAAGTAATTTGTTATTTTATATCTTGCACagtttagctttttttttttttttttttttttttttaatttacttaGGATAGGAACACCCTTTTCTTTTATAATCAAATATAATTCATATATTTTCACTTGTAGAACGTGATTGTAATATGAAAGAGAAGTGATTTCAAATAGGAGTGTAAATTATGTCAGGTTAATGGGTTGGTGGGTTAACGGGTTACGGGTTGACAGGTTGGTGGGTTGAAATGTTTAACTCAACCTGACCTATATTATTCGGGTCAAAGATTTCAACCCGAACCAGACCCATTTAACCCATATTTTGAAATGAGTCATATAAGTTGAAGATTTATAAACGAGTTATTGGGTTTTAAGCGGGTTACCGataacatgtttaatgatgagtatgagtgacaaataaataatataatgtatCAAAATTAACATTATTAAATATAAAGGTTTTTTTCTAAATAGTTAATGGATCAACCCGTTTTTATACGGGTCAACCTGAACCCGACCCATTTTTTAAACGGGTTGTGTTAGTCGACCCAAGCCTGTTTTTTTCGTATTGGGTTGATGGGTCGTGTCAAGAATTGCCGCCCCTAATTCGAAATTGGTTACTGCTACGGAACTCCCATGGTATTAGGCTATGTGTAGTGATAACCCCCTTTTTGGAGGGTTATGTGacaaatggcaaaaaaaaaaaaatgaactgTGAGGGTTATCGGGGGGTTATGTAACATGTGTATAGTGGGGATTATGTGAATATGGGCTTATATATGTAtgaatatatgtgtgtatgtgagAGAGgcaaatgtgtgtgtgtgtgtgggggggggggatagaGCATGGTCCTCCCAATCgctggagtgatcccactccgggagccgctacccgaccaagctagctccgcggtgaattccccttgccgagttcttaccctggaCGACATATgtcactcccaagactcgaacccgatACCTCTGAGAAGAGGTGgatgtcggtggccaactgggtaGCCCAGGTGGTTGAGAGGCAAAGGTGATCACCCGTTATAATTAACAATTTGGAGGGGTGACGCCATAGGGAAGGAAAATGTGACCCAGTAGAGAAAAAAATAAGCAAATTAATAGTGTTTTCCATGTCAAAACACAGCTTAGGAATTTTAAAACTTAATATGGATTGGAACAAATATAGATTTTAAATAGACTTATGTATCCTAAAAGCCCTAAAGTTTTATAGATTATTAATAACTACAGCAAGACAAtgaacttaatttttttttttttttggttgaacgacaaatttggatcactgagaGACCATTGGGgtatcatcgtgtcaccagcagaaccacccgatcatatctatctctactaggcataatgcctatacaccaattcaggagtaaACCTAATAAATCTGAGAAAACACCCTTTTAAACTATACAAGTTACATAAAAAAACTGGACTCGGCAAACTATAAACTttttagtttgtttgtttataaCAATGCCAATAATCCTTTTAAGCCTACAAAAGTTTTGATCCCTTCTAAAATTACTCATGACCCAACCCGTCTCTTTTACACCTCTACTCTAGATTCATCTCGAATAAATACATAACAATATAAAAAGTGTTTTCAATACATATAGTTCCATTGGTCTTGCTAATATGGATTCTGAGTCTCAAACTCAAGTTGTTCCTTAGAAATCACATCCTAGACAGCAATATATTCGAATAATATACCATTGTCACACACGTGCGCGCACACATAATACTATTTGAGAAAGAATTTAGTACCTTTGGCCATGTTCGTGATCCAACTTCGAATCTTGCTTGGCAAACACGCAAAACCTCGTACCTGGTATTTATCAAGATGGATGACAGAAGTAAGTTGTGGTTAGGCATGATAGCGTTAGAACTTAGAATCCGATTCCATGTATAACCGTCCACTTATCATCCAGAGTAAACTAACATTCAATAATGTATGTAGCCCAGCCCATTACCTAATTTCAGTACGTCCTGTACTAGTACTAAACTTACTACAACTTGGGCCTAAATAGTAGATGTTTTCTAAATTTCTCAAGTTTTGGGCCCATTGAGAAGAGGAATATACGAGGCCACCGGGGcaatatatctatatctatactatattaactaggttataaccccgtatattacacgtgttaagtaaataaaaaatcaaatagttaataacgaagatttaacaattataaaacgatatttttaaGACGCTTTTCTGATATCCAAACAAAATTTTGTGTCATGTATGATCAAaacttgtgatgtttgtcaagtttataaatatgaaaGCATTTGAACCATCGATTAAAAGACAGACTGTGTTATCGACTTTCTCACGAGTTTTAACAGTCATGTGAACATACATTTAATAACtcaagttttttttaaataatagtgGTTTTAATTTATTAGTTCTAAAAAAATATTGAAATGTCCAGATTAGGCATATAACAATTATCTAATTAGATAAACTTATATCAAAAAAATAATGTTTCAATTTAAATTAATTAGCTTAGTATAAATTATCGgtaattattaaattatataactttaaaatttaaatatctGGATGTGTGTTGCATCTTAAAAGGATGGTTGTTTATTGAATAAATTTATTAGTATGATAAATGTAAATATTATTCTTCTTGCATTTAACAATATATTAAatttaagagtaaaatgcacggttagtccttgtggttttgtaaaataacacctatagtccatAACTTTTGTAAAATGCACGAAGAAGGCGTGTATCGGTGAGGGAGTTGCAGGTGATGAGGTCGAGGGTGAGGGTGGGTGGGGTGGGGTCACTTGAGTTAACTTTatcttttaatattttaatatttttaatacaGTAAGGGCATTAAGGTCATTTCATacccacttaactgagaaaactaaccctCATCCACTCCAAGGACTATCtcagtaacaaactgtcaaaccataaggagcaccggtgtaatttccaaaaatTGGGGCCTATatttgttattttacaaaaccacagggactatccgtgcattttactctaaatttaataatttaaattaaataataattatctacaattaaggaattaagatataatttctaatctagtaattaatataaataaataataagatattttatggaactttatccgtaatttcttaaatgtttaaaacatattaaatttaataatttaaattaaatgatAATTATATACAATTAATGATGGTCTAGAATAATTACAAGTGTCCCTTTATTgctttcttttattatatagtatagactaggttatcacccgcgaacttcgcgggtagGAAAATTTTATCTACATTATCACAAAgtgtataaatataaatacaaatataaaAGTGACACATTACATAAATTACTTATTAACAATTTGAAAATATAGTTAAAATGCACTAAAGTATAAAACAAtaaatttttttacttttattaagAATTAAAGTGTCTCCAGACAAACAACAGTTACTCTTTCTCAGAGCCATTTATAATTTCTTGTTGCGGCCATCACTATAGATCTGCAAGTTAAAAGACAATTCTAAATAACATCACAAGGTAACTAAGCTCCCAGTGAAAGATATGTTcacaaaaagtataaaaaaagCAAGTTAACAAATAAGATGTGAATATTTTCCTAGTATTCACATGTATATTCTATTAATTGATAGGCCAGCTTTTAATAAACTCATCTCTTATTCTCTTACATGTATCATGTATATATTAATAATAGGTTATCACCTATGAATACTCACGGGTTTGGATATTTAAATTTAATTAAACAcagctttatatatatatattaaaattgaATAACGCCATAAAAGTGCCTAATATACTCCCAACGGGTATCTCCTAAATTGGGACTTAGAGTCTACCCACTTGGAGATCCTTGCATTAGAGAAAAGACGTATTGCCAGCAGCATCGCATCTGATGGTACAAACGAAGTAGTCTGATAAGGAAATTCTAATAGTTAATGGCATTAAGATATTAATAAAATGCATATGAAATCAAAACTTGCATTTAGTTAAGAGTAATTTTCTTTGCGCTTCaacaaattataaaaaaaacattttttatctataaaaataataataattcagtATTTTCATGATTCCTGAAAATTACATTAGatggaaaaaagaaacaaaaataaagaaaatggAAAAAAGATAAACAAATTTGTAACAACCACCAACTTATGTCTTCAACATGATTCCAAAAGATTACATAGATggaaaaaaagaaacaaaaataaaggaaagggaaagaaaaaaaaaaacaaatttgtaACAACCATCAACTTATGTCCTGAACGAATGTAATCCACCTTCGGACTATTTTTGACTTGGAACCCTTCTTGTTCACTGATCTCCTTGACTTGGAACCCTTCATCCCAATGAaaaactgtaggatcgtttgctgacccgatgagtcgttcagaagagatcttagactaatccagaggcggaattcattgaattagtctttgtaaagcttgatttcacactttaacgtctccaGTATTGATTATATATCAGATTACAAGTTCGTGGAGACAATcggacagggcttcgcctttacaccTTGGAAAACACCTACTTGGATCGTTCATATGGACCACTATTTATAGACATTGGGGATCGCTTATAAGACATGGTCCAATAAGCGACCCACACACTTGCCACACGAGCGGTCCGACCCAATGACACTTCGAGCGGTCCAGATGAGATGTCATATGAACGATCCTACTATCTAATTGGGCCACAAAAGCGATCTAAAGCCCAATAAGCGATCCTATCTTAATACATGATTTCTCGTTTACTGTTCACTATACAATTTAccctatcctaagactcgaactaagatgtagtcgacagacaactgcaccaacagactcccccttgaatgttgacggaatcttcagtgagagtcttcaatcattcccagctcttcactcttgttcggtcttcttcaggaactcagcctggaatcaaatcttctaCAAGAACTTCTCCCTGAAAacatatgcctggatctttctctggttttaactatcatcagactccccctatcatcatgctagggtctctgtctggaaatcgttatcaccattgaaatcaactcctggctttctctgttcaagctcttctctggttctgatattgctcctggctatctgtagcaacaggatcagaaacctgcaaaactcaaccattcTATTACAAACCAAAATAAGTTGTGATTCaatttaatgaatcaactaagcATTGATAATTTTTACACTTAAACACtgattcacaaatttgaaacatttcaatttctgattcaacctaatgaatcattttaaacatttcaaatgacttaaccaacctgtctgttcatcaagtttagcctttgagattttgaatatcagcttttcaccatcagttgtcgaaaatctttttggatttttgaaaatatgaaacataaatgcaaagacagaaatttaaatgcaaaacaaacatatttttgtgagtttgtacaagaggatcatatcagtttttgagacataacacgagcaccgttaagcttttaatcgttttaagttctaaacgattcacgtagattgacgatataattgtcctcttaaattttcatacaattttcaatctattcaggatactatttaggtattttatgaacttagttcaattcatgtgtcccacctcttgaatatactcccgtatctagaatcccaatattcagtcttacaggtatgaacactacaatgatgtctgtacataaattaggggaaagatgcgagaactgagggatctcaggtcagaacttccgttcagcagagagatatcagcttcgacttagcagtgtgtcccctttagaggatcttttcagctacaacagatgattatcaattttattgtctaatcaactgagggctttatgctatatttcaagcattttgtggaaagtattagccaaggactaggtcagaaccaccgttcagcagaagtcccggaataataccccagacatcatagagtataaacacctagtatatcagaatacgagacctttcaaacaagatttcaggggttacctatatatccaagtagtgttccccacgaatttcataagtttgaaattttaggtttatatcccgaataaatctactaaatgtacaaaaacctatcgtcacatcatcagtgagaccgtttatcacattttacattacatttctttagcatgttgtgatagtccactgatttacaatcatttcctctttttcacaacaaaactcatttttaaatttttaatgtttttgacattttcaaattttctaattttttttaaaatttttctccccctaaaatcaaaatatgtttcaattttgattttctgggaaaatttgaaacaaactgtacaaacttgacaacctgatgagaatcacttcaattctctatccacctggcataaacaatcagaactccccctcacaacaaactattttcccattgtgatttcaaaacacttaagtttgttttaatcaaaatggcttttccggaaaacttagtttgtttaccaaacagtttaggtacggggttacttcatcatcttgttttctacacaaaagtaggaaaatccaagtacaagttaatgtccttgatttaccatatgcagtccagaatcctctgtaccacttgtaaaacattcacaaacacaaccaaacctctttaccgtttgcatgattgacgttaccgaataaaattcaagaaagatgctgattcatgatccacgataccatcttgggatctccggcaattcctgcaaaatcttcaaacacagatttaaaaagatgccgattcatgctccactcttacaaacctgggagctccggcaagtcaggtttttcatttaaaaagatccacccaagcccgaccagccttgggtgttttcgacaatttttCCTTAAccaatggctcttctggctttgacgaaccagaatcattgcctgaatgtggcttgtctgactttgacctgtcagattcattgccgacatgtggctcctttgtttccgaagaaacagattcatcgccaggaagtgaaaacttcactttcttctttttctcctcttttgtcctcagatttgcatctgatgaattcgacttgcttgactttgcagttgaggaagttgattcatcagcactcttcttcgatctgtcgggtgaacccgaggacaaaatcttctcaagatactctcttgctttcttcctcttcttcctcagtctgtctttctgcccctgtgaaagctttactttcttttcttgagttgactgttcttgaactttaggtttcagaaccttctgttcctggggcttgactttgactggaatttttgccgatttctgagaattagccctcaatctttcattcgatctccttgggcaatctctggcaatgtgacctttgatgttgcagttatagcacctc comes from the Helianthus annuus cultivar XRQ/B chromosome 4, HanXRQr2.0-SUNRISE, whole genome shotgun sequence genome and includes:
- the LOC110936772 gene encoding inositol oxygenase 4, which codes for MTVCFDQSVQDPQLVDNKNHCNTHELVLEEGFMVPHHNVGTGGFDAPEINAFGHTFRDYDVESERQKQVEEFYRMNHIYQTYDYVKKMREEYKKLDKLEMSIWECCELLNEVVDESDPDLDEPQIEHLLQTAEAIRKDYPDEDWLHLTALIHDLGKVLLLPRFGELPQWAVVGDTHPLGCAFDDSIVHHKYFKENPDMNNPAYQTKNGIYSEGCGLENVMISWGHDDYMYLVAKENGTTLPQAGLFIIRYHSFYPLHRSGAYKHLMNEEDAENLKWLQIFNKYDLYSKSKVRVDVEKVKPYYMSLIAKYFPEKLRW